The Haloarcula sp. CBA1127 genomic interval GCCGTCGCGTTCGGCGCGCTTTGCGGCTTCGAGTATCTTCTCCGGGCCGAGAAAGCCGTAGTTGTCGATGCCGGTGTCGAAATGGACCGACTGGGCACAGAAGCCACAGTCTTCCGCGCAGTTCCCGGCTTTGGCGTTTACGATCGAACACGCGTCGACGGTGTCATCACCCAGTTGCGTGCGCACGTAGTCGGCCCCGGCCGCCAAGTCGTCGACCGGCTGTGCGATGAGAGCCAGTCCGTCCCGTCGGTTGAGGCGCTCGCCGTCCAGCACGCGTGCGACGGCATCATCTACCGTTTGGTTGCCCGTCTCGTAAACCACATTCTCGGTGTCGGTTGACGGTTTGATAAAGATTCGGGTGGGTCTCGCAGCCGACGCGCTAATCGCGGGGGTACCGTTTTACCGAACCCACTGCTACGCGTTCACATGGCTGGTTCGACGGAGGCGGGAACCGAACACGTCGCCGAAGACGGCCACGAACACCGAAGTCGGTGGCCGCTGCTAGCTGCAGCCGGCGCTGCGTCGCTGTACCTGAGTATCGGGCTGGTCTTTGTCGGGTTCGATCTGGTCCCGTCTGTGGTCCCGATTGTCCTCGGTGGTGCTGGTGCGATTGGCTTGCTGACCGGACTCGCCGGGTGGGCTAACGAGGCCTTCATCGCCGATTACCTACGGAACCGCAGCGATGGCGATTCCGACCTGTACGCCACGACGATGATTCTGTTTCTCGTTTCCGACGTGGCGACCTTCTCCGCCGGTTTCGTCTACTATGCCTTCATTCGGGCCGGGTCGTGGCCGCCGGCCCACCTCCCGCCGTTGCTCGGCTCGCTCGTGGTCATCAACACGGCGCTGCTGCTTGCTAGCAGCGTGACGCTCCATTACGGGCACGAGGCGCTCGAAGACGGGAACCGGGACCGGTTCCTCGGCCTGCTCGGGGTGACGCTCGCGCTCGGCGTCGTCTTCCTCGCCGGACAGGTGTACGAGTACTACGAGTTCGTTGCCGTGGAGGGGTTCGGCATCGGTTCGGGCGCGTTCGGGAGCGCGTTCTACGGCCTGACCGGCCTCCACGGTCTGCACGTCGCGCTCGGCGTCCTGCTGCTCGCTATCGCCTTCGGGCGCGCGCTCCGTGGCCATTACGCGCCCGAACGGGACACGGCTATCCGGACCACGTCACTGTACTGGCACTTCGTCGACTTCGTGTGGGTGTTCCTCGTCGTCGTGCTGTACGTCGGCGCTGCGCTCTGACCATGCTCTGAGTGCGAGACCGCTACTCTGACCGGCCGGCCCGCTGTTCCAGCCGCACCAGCCGCCGGTACAGTGGCGGGGCCAGAACGCCGAGGAATCCGAGTGCAATGGCGAACACTCCAAGCGGGAACTGTAGTGGTGCGGCCGCGAAGCAGGTGTTCTCCGCGACGAGGGTCACGTAGTACTGTTCACCCTCGTAGGTAACGATGGCCCCGCGCCGGAAGGCGTCGGCGTTGGGCACGCTACCGACGACCTGCTGCTCACCAACTGGGTCGTCCGCAGCCGTCAGAAACGCCGTCTGTTCGGCCGAGGAGAGGTCCTCGAAGGCCAGCTGTGGGAGCCGCGGTCCCGGTTCGGCTCCGCTGAACCGCTCGGCCGTCCGCTCCGGCCCTTCCACGCCAATGGTCGGGTTCCCGCAGTTCTCCAGGTCCGGCTCAATGAGCGCGTAGCCGCCGGGCACGGCTCCGGCGATACCGACCGCGACGAGCAGGACGCCAACGAAGGGCGCGAGATACTGGAAGACGAACGAGTCAGCACCGTCGCTCATCCGTTAGCTTCCTCCTCCGCCGCGGCTGCGGAGCGCCTCGTCCGATTTGAGGTACTGGAAGGTCACGGTTAGCCCAATGCCGTACGCCCAGTGAGAGACAAGCACGAACGTGAGGTACCCGATGAACGTAAGCCCGCTCTGGCCGGTGTAAAACGCGATGGCGAACCCGCTAGATATCAGTGTCGCAAACACCAGCCCGGTCTCGAACAGGAGGCGACCGGGGAGGTAGTCGGAGAAGGCAAGGAACAGGAGCGGCCAGGTGACGGTCCCGCCAACGAGGAACAGGACCGCGCCGATTGCCGGATTCGCGGGCAGCCCGACCAGTTCGGCGATTTCACCGAACGAAACCGGGTCGAGGACGCCAATGAGTATCGCCGTGATGAGTCCGCCGCTCATCAGGACCGTGCCGACGAACCCGCCGACTGCGGCCATCCAGGCGTTCCGAGAGACCGTCTGGGCGACGGTGCCGACGCCGCCGGCCAGCCCGGTCGGTTCGGCTTCGGGGGCGTAGGAGCGCCGTGTCGTCTCGGGCTCCGTCGGCTCCATGTCGTATTTGTCCATCATGTGCTGTTCGAACCACTGCCACTCGCGGGTGAACTGGCTCGTCGCCTTCAGGCCCCACGGGTCCGTTGTGGTCACGGGCGTCCCTCGCCAGTACGAGACAAGCATGTTATACAGCCATAACAAGGCGCTCAGGCCGATGATGTAGCCGCCCACGGTCGCAATCTGTTGGGCAAGCTGATACTCCGGCGGGTAGATCGCCTGCCGTCGCGGGAGCCCCAGCCCGCCGATGACCAGCAACGTCATGAACGTCACGAACGAGCCAAAGACGATCAACAGTGCCTGAAACCTCGCCATCCGCGTGTCGTACCACCGGCCAGTGATGAGCGGGTACCAGTAGTAGCTCGCGGCAATCATCAGGAACGGAATGATGCCGACGACGATGAGATGGAAGTGGCCGACGACGTAGTACGTCCCGTGATAGAGGATATCGACTGGGATAACAGCGAGAAACACGCCGGTGACGCCCCCGATGATGAACGTCCCGATGCCGCCGGCACAGAGGATAAACGGCGCAGTCAGGCGGATATCCCCCTCCCACATCGTCGTGATCCAGTTGAACACCTTGATGGCGCTCGGAACGGCGATGGCGATGGAGACGGCCATGAACGACAGCTTCACTCGCGGGTCCGCGCTCGTCGTGAACATGTGATGCGCCCAGACGCCGAAAGAGAGGACGCCCAGCCCTAGCGTCGAGTAGACGATGAACTGATAGCCGAAGAGTTTGCGCCCGACGAACTTCGGTAAAATAAGACTCATCAGCCCCGTCGCCGGAAGGAAGAGGATGTACACCTCCGGGTGGCCCCAGAACCAGAACAGGTGTTGCCAGAGGATGGCACCGCCGCCCTCCGTGGCGAAAAAGGCCGTTCCGAGGTTCCGATCTAGCAGGAGCATCACGAGTGCGCTTCCAAGCAGCGGAAAGGCGAACAGCGCAATCCCGCTCGTGACGAGCATATTCCACGAGAAGATGTCGAGGTTCGCCCAGCTGACACCCTCGCCGCGCTCGTAGACGATTGTAGTGATGAAGTTGATGGCCCCGACCGTCGTGGCGATGCCGCTCAGGTGTAACCCGAGCAACAGCAGGTCTATCTGCGGATTGGGCTGTTGCACAGACAGTGGCGCATACAGCGTCCAGCCGACGCTCACCTCGCGCATCGTGAGGAAAAACCGGATAGCGTCCGCCGGGAGCACCAGATTCAGCACCTGGCCGAGTACCTGAACCATGAGCCCCATCCGGACCAGAATCAGCGCCGGCGGCAGGAGCCAGAAGCCGATGGCGTTGACCCGCGGGAACGCCATGTCGTCGGCCCCGATGAGCAGCGGTAGGACGTAGTTCCCGATGCCGAAGAACACGGGCAGGACAAAGAATATCAGCATCGTCAGGCCGTGCGTGGTAAACAGCGCATTGTACGTCTCCGGCGTCCAGATGTCCGCCGGCGGCGTCAGCAGTTCCGTCCGGAGCATCATCGCGTCGACACCGCCCCATAGGCCGGCGGCGGTGCCGAAAAAGATGTACAACAGTCCGATGTCCCGGTGATCCGTCGTCGTCAGCCAGCGGGACAGTTCAGACTGGATTCGACCGATTTCGAATTCGACCTCCTCCCGCGTCGTGTAGCCGCCGTCGCTCTCCGGTCGCGCCTTCCGTCGCTCCCGGACCCACAGGAAAAGCACTGCCAGCGCCAGCACAGCGAGAGCGGTACCCTCGACGATAGCCCTGTTTAGCATCTGTGTGTAACGTGCCGTGCCGGAACGGTTGCTCGTGTCGCCATGCTATACGTTACCAATTTCTGACACGCCCACGCTCATAAAACCACGCGGAGACCCGGGTCCGGTGGCGGTCGACCGGTAACTGGCCGGTCTTTGGGCAAGCTATTTGACATGGCGATTGGTACAGTGTGACAATGCGTCTCCGGCGGCGCGTGATTCAGGCGAGCCTTGTCGTGGTCGGGCTCTCGTTACTTGCTGCTCCGGCCACAGCGCAGTCGGTCAACAGGGCAGCTATCGACGACCTCAACGAACAACTCCTGTACGTTGCTCTGCCACTGACGTTATTCGTGGAACTCACGCTCGTGTACGTGATCTACCGGTTCCGGAACAACGACGACCCGAAGCCAACGGTCGACGACCCGGCATTAGAGGTAACCTGGACGGCCGCGACGGGTGCGATACTCGTCTTCGTCGGTGTCTCGGCGTTCGTGGTGATGGCCAACCCATACATCACGCCTGCAGCGGCCGAGACATCCGCCGACGGTGGCGACGCCTTCGCGGACGATACGGAGATAGACGTACTCGCCTACCAGTGGGGGTGGGAGTTCTCGTATGCCGATGCGAACGTCACGACTGAGGAACAGCTCGTGCTTCCAGCCGACCAGAACGTCACGTTCAGACTGCAGACGACAGACGTGATTCACGCTATCTACATTCCGCAACTGGGCGTCAAACAGGACATCTTCCCCGGCCGGACGATGACGGCCCGAACGCACGCGACAGAACCCGGCGAGTACCGGTTGTACTGCGCCGAGATGTGTGGGGCCGGGCATAGCAAGATGGACGCCACCGTCGTCGTCAAGAACCAGTCCGCCTACGACGCCTGGATGGAAAACCAGACGACTGCAGCTGGGTAGGTCGGCATACCGATGTGACCGCTCAGTACAGGTCGTCGAGTTCGTCTTCGGTGTGGCTGTGTGACTTGCCCGGGAACTCACCGGACTCAACGGCGTCGATGTACTCGTCGACAGCGTCGGCTACCTCGCCGCGTACGTCGCCGAACTGCTCGGCGAACGGCGGGCTGGACTCGGAGAGGCCGACCACGTCGGTGAACACGAGTACTTGGCCGTCGCAGTCACCGCCGGCCCCGATACCGATTGTCGGGATATCGACGGTCTCGGTGACCTGAGCGGCGAGGTTCGACGGGATGTGTTCGAGTACCAGCGCGAACGCACCGGCGTTCTCGTGTTCTCGCGCGAGGTCGACGATCTCCTCGGCCTCCTCCCGACCGGTCGCCTGTCTGGTGTAGCCGGTCTGGTTCACGCTCTGTGGCGTGAGCCCGAGGTGGGCCATCGTCGGGATGCCGAGGTCCGTCAGCCGGTCAGTCAGCTCGACCGTGTGCGGCCCGGATTCGAGCTTGACCGCGTTTGCGCCCTCCTCTTTCAGCATTCGCCCGCAGTTCTGGATGCTCTCGCTTTCGTCCGCGCCGAAGGAGAGAAACGGCATATCGGCGACGACAAGCGCGTCGTCTGCGCCGCGTGCGACCGCACCGACCCGGGAGGCCATCTCGTCGAGCGTGACCGGGAGCGTGTCGTCGTGGCCGAGGACGGCGTTCCCCATGCTGTCGCCGACGAGAATGACATCTACGCCGGTGTCGTCAACGATGCTGGCGGTAACAGCATCGTACGCTGTCAGCATCGTGATCGGCTCCTCACCAGCCATCGCCTGCAGGTCCCGGACAGTTGGCATATCCCAGCGGGGGCGCGCCTGGGCCTTACCTGTTCGGGTTGCGCACTTCGCCCGGGAAACCGCAAGGCGCTTGCCGCACCTAGCTGTACCATCAGACGTGCCAACAGTCGAGAAAACGGACCCGGACGGCGTGGACTTCGGGTGGGTGATGCAGGTCACGTTTGTGGCGACGATTCTGGTCGGCTCGCCGCTCGTCGTGCTCGCGTCGACCGCGGTCACGCTCCAGACCTGGACCGCGCGGGCGCTGTTCGCG includes:
- a CDS encoding heme-copper oxidase subunit III — its product is MAGSTEAGTEHVAEDGHEHRSRWPLLAAAGAASLYLSIGLVFVGFDLVPSVVPIVLGGAGAIGLLTGLAGWANEAFIADYLRNRSDGDSDLYATTMILFLVSDVATFSAGFVYYAFIRAGSWPPAHLPPLLGSLVVINTALLLASSVTLHYGHEALEDGNRDRFLGLLGVTLALGVVFLAGQVYEYYEFVAVEGFGIGSGAFGSAFYGLTGLHGLHVALGVLLLAIAFGRALRGHYAPERDTAIRTTSLYWHFVDFVWVFLVVVLYVGAAL
- a CDS encoding DUF6789 family protein, whose amino-acid sequence is MLNRAIVEGTALAVLALAVLFLWVRERRKARPESDGGYTTREEVEFEIGRIQSELSRWLTTTDHRDIGLLYIFFGTAAGLWGGVDAMMLRTELLTPPADIWTPETYNALFTTHGLTMLIFFVLPVFFGIGNYVLPLLIGADDMAFPRVNAIGFWLLPPALILVRMGLMVQVLGQVLNLVLPADAIRFFLTMREVSVGWTLYAPLSVQQPNPQIDLLLLGLHLSGIATTVGAINFITTIVYERGEGVSWANLDIFSWNMLVTSGIALFAFPLLGSALVMLLLDRNLGTAFFATEGGGAILWQHLFWFWGHPEVYILFLPATGLMSLILPKFVGRKLFGYQFIVYSTLGLGVLSFGVWAHHMFTTSADPRVKLSFMAVSIAIAVPSAIKVFNWITTMWEGDIRLTAPFILCAGGIGTFIIGGVTGVFLAVIPVDILYHGTYYVVGHFHLIVVGIIPFLMIAASYYWYPLITGRWYDTRMARFQALLIVFGSFVTFMTLLVIGGLGLPRRQAIYPPEYQLAQQIATVGGYIIGLSALLWLYNMLVSYWRGTPVTTTDPWGLKATSQFTREWQWFEQHMMDKYDMEPTEPETTRRSYAPEAEPTGLAGGVGTVAQTVSRNAWMAAVGGFVGTVLMSGGLITAILIGVLDPVSFGEIAELVGLPANPAIGAVLFLVGGTVTWPLLFLAFSDYLPGRLLFETGLVFATLISSGFAIAFYTGQSGLTFIGYLTFVLVSHWAYGIGLTVTFQYLKSDEALRSRGGGGS
- the coxB gene encoding cytochrome c oxidase subunit II — translated: MRLRRRVIQASLVVVGLSLLAAPATAQSVNRAAIDDLNEQLLYVALPLTLFVELTLVYVIYRFRNNDDPKPTVDDPALEVTWTAATGAILVFVGVSAFVVMANPYITPAAAETSADGGDAFADDTEIDVLAYQWGWEFSYADANVTTEEQLVLPADQNVTFRLQTTDVIHAIYIPQLGVKQDIFPGRTMTARTHATEPGEYRLYCAEMCGAGHSKMDATVVVKNQSAYDAWMENQTTAAG
- the panB gene encoding 3-methyl-2-oxobutanoate hydroxymethyltransferase, which encodes MPTVRDLQAMAGEEPITMLTAYDAVTASIVDDTGVDVILVGDSMGNAVLGHDDTLPVTLDEMASRVGAVARGADDALVVADMPFLSFGADESESIQNCGRMLKEEGANAVKLESGPHTVELTDRLTDLGIPTMAHLGLTPQSVNQTGYTRQATGREEAEEIVDLAREHENAGAFALVLEHIPSNLAAQVTETVDIPTIGIGAGGDCDGQVLVFTDVVGLSESSPPFAEQFGDVRGEVADAVDEYIDAVESGEFPGKSHSHTEDELDDLY
- a CDS encoding DUF5822 domain-containing protein, which encodes MPTVEKTDPDGVDFGWVMQVTFVATILVGSPLVVLASTAVTLQTWTARALFAVRVGALIWFLTAVCVYLYARYRS